The uncultured Mailhella sp. genome segment ACACGCTCAGCATGGTGAACGACATCACGCCGCACATGCCCGCGGCCGCCACATGGCGACTTCGGCGCAGCTGCGTTGCGCCGAAGGGCGACCGCAGAGGACAGGTCTCGGATCTACCGGCCTTCCGCCGGTCTGGTGCTGATGACAAAATGGCCTCCCTTCTTCACCTTGGCCCGATCCACGACGCTCACAAAAGCCTCGAACGGAGCCTTTTGATCCACGTACAGATTGAGCAGCGCTTCCGGCCGCTCCGAAAGCACGGCGTCAAGCTCGTCCTTTTCTATCCGGCGGCCTTCGTAATGCAGCGAGCCGTCGGCTTTGATGGAAATCAC includes the following:
- a CDS encoding biopolymer transporter ExbD, producing MFNFGLDDEPSIDLTPLIDTIFMLLIFFIMTTTFSRPVLDILLPASGEAEASDNRREQVISIKADGSLHYEGRRIEKDELDAVLSERPEALLNLYVDQKAPFEAFVSVVDRAKVKKGGHFVISTRPAEGR